One genomic region from Pongo abelii isolate AG06213 chromosome 4, NHGRI_mPonAbe1-v2.0_pri, whole genome shotgun sequence encodes:
- the ENC1 gene encoding ectoderm-neural cortex protein 1 — protein sequence MSVSVHENRKSRASSGSINIYLFHKSSYADSVLTHLNLLRQQRLFTDVLLHAGNRTFPCHRAVLAACSRYFEAMFSGGLKESQDSEVNFDNSIHPEVLELLLDYAYSSRVIINEENAESLLEAGDMLEFQDIRDACAEFLEKNLHPTNCLGMLLLSDAHQCTKLYELSWRMCLSNFQTIRKNEDFLQLPQDMVVQLLSSEELETEDERLVYESAINWISYDLKKRYCYLPELLQTVRLALLPAIYLMENVAMEELITKQRKSKEIVEEAIRCKLKILQNDGVVTSLCARPRKTGHALFLLGGQTFMCDKLYLVDQKAKEIIPKADIPSPRKEFSACAIGCKVYITGGRGSENGVSKDVWVYDTLHEEWSKAAPMLVARFGHGSAELKHCLYVVGGHTAATGCLPASPSVSLKQVEHYDPTTNKWTMVAPLREGVSNAAVVSAKLKLFAFGGTSVSHDKLPKVQCYDQCENRWTVPATCPQPWRYTAAAVLGNQIFIMGGDTEFSACSAYKFNSETYQWTKVGDVTAKRMSCHAVASGNKLYVVGGYFGIQRCKTLDCYDPTLDVWNSITTVPYSLIPTAFVSTWKHLPS from the coding sequence ATGTCCGTCAGCGTGCATGAGAACCGCAAGTCCAGGGCCAGCAGCGGCTCCATTAACATCTATCTGTTTCACAAGTCCTCCTACGCTGACAGCGTCCTCACTCACCTGAATCTTTTACGCCAGCAGCGTCTCTTCACTGACGTCCTTCTCCATGCCGGAAATAGGACCTTCCCTTGCCACCGGGCAGTGCTGGCTGCATGCAGTCGCTACTTTGAGGCCATGTTCAGTGGTGGCCTGAAAGAGAGCCAGGACAGTGAAGTCAACTTCGACAATTCCATCCACCCAGAAGTCTTGGAGCTGCTGCTTGACTATGCGTACTCCTCCCGGGTCATCATCAATGAAGAAAATGCAGAATCGCTCCTGGAAGCTGGTGACATGCTGGAGTTTCAAGACATCCGGGATGCATGTGCAGAGTTCCTGGAAAAGAACCTGCATCCCACCAACTGCCTGGGCATGCTGCTGCTGTCTGACGCACACCAGTGTACCAAGCTGTATGAactatcttggagaatgtgtcTCAGCAACTTCCAAACCATCAGGAAGAATGAAGATTTCCTCCAGCTGCCCCAGGACATGGTAGTGCAACTTTTGTCCAGTGAAGAGCTGGAGACAGAAGATGAAAGGCTTGTGTACGAGTCTGCAATTAACTGGATCAGCTATGACCTGAAGAAGCGCTATTGCTACCTCCCAGAACTGTTGCAGACAGTACGGCTGGCGCTTCTGCCAGCCATCTATCTCATGGAGAATGTGGCCATGGAGGAACTCATCACCAAGCAGAGAAAGAGTAAGGAAATTGTGGAAGAGGCCATCAGGTGCAAACTGAAAATCCTGCAGAATGACGGTGTGGTAACCAGCCTCTGTGCCCGACCTCGGAAAACCGGCCATGCCCTCTTCCTTCTGGGAGGACAGACTTTCATGTGTGACAAGTTGTATCTGGTAGACCAGAAGGCCAAAGAAATCATTCCCAAGGCTGACATTCCCAGCCCAAGAAAAGAGTTTAGTGCATGTGCGATTGGCTGCAAAGTGTACATTACTGGGGGGCGGGGGTCTGAAAATGGGGTCTCGAAAGATGTCTGGGTTTATGATACCCTGCACGAGGAGTGGTCCAAGGCTGCCCCCATGCTGGTGGCCAGGTTTGGCCATGGCTCTGCTGAACTGAAGCACTGCCTGTATGTGGTTGGGGGGCACACGGCCGCTActggctgcctcccggcctcccccTCAGTCTCTCTAAAGCAGGTAGAACATTATGACCCCACAACCAACAAATGGACCATGGTGGCCCCACTCCGAGAAGGCGTTAGCAACGCCGCAGTAGTGAGTGCCAAACTCAAGTTGTTTGCTTTCGGAGGTACCAGTGTCAGTCATGACAAGCTCCCCAAAGTCCAGTGTTACGATCAGTGTGAAAACAGGTGGACTGTACCGGCCACCTGTCCCCAGCCCTGGCGTTACACAGCAGCAGCTGTGCTGGGGAACCAGATTTTTATTATGGGGGGTGATACAGAATTCTCTGCCTGCTCTGCTTATAAATTCAACAGTGAGACTTACCAGTGGACCAAGGTGGGAGATGTGACAGCAAAGCGCATGAGCTGCCATGCTGTGGCCTCCGGAAACAAACTCTACGTGGTTGGAGGATACTTCGGCATTCAGCGATGCAAGACTTTGGACTGCTACGATCCAACATTAGACGTGTGGAACAGCATCACCACTGTCCCGTACTCGCTGATTCCTACTGCATTTGTCAGCACCTGGAAACATCTGCCTTCTTAA